GACTCTGCGTTACGTTGTTACTCACCAGGACGCGGGCTTGTTCGGGGGTGAGAACGTCCCCTTCTTTGCAGACTTCATAATCTGACAGTAACGTCACCACTCCTGCGGGGACAAAAGCTCTTGGAGCAGGTTCCCAAAGGCTGGATTCACCCGCCAGGATACGGGGTGCAGAGCTAACGCACTCTCAATTATTTAATGTTCTCCTCAAAAGACAAAAACTGCAGCTCACCCTCCGCCGCCGCCCCACGTACCTTTCTTTAAGGCCGTCGGCAATCCCAGCTGCCGTAACTGCGGCTCCATGGAGTGCGGGAACTGCTCCAAGGGCCCCGTGTCCAGGCTCACCGTGTACGTCGCCTTGTTCCCCGCACGGGCAAAATCCACCTCTTTGAATTTAGAGAACCACCTGGGAGGGGGAACGAGGGGTTTAGGTGCGGGAAGAACATCCCGTGGGGCAAGACGGTGATCAGGGCTGTGATTTCTGCCCCAGCGCTGCAGGGGTGGCAGGGAGAGCGGAAAAGTCTCATGAGGTCATTGCTGTTTTAAGAGAAGCATCAGCAAGGGGAGTATTTGAGTGGAAAAAAGGCAGCTCAGCGTTTCAAAGCCACACGGGTACTTACTCGTCCACCTCATCTTTGGTGCGGTTTGTGAAGAGGAGACCGACTTCACCCCTCAGGTGTTTGCTGACCTGAAAGacaggagcaggctgtgggACTTGGGCAGCACCCAGGGACTCATCTCAGGCTTAATCCTGTACAACTACAAAATCTCTAAACCAGAGCTTTGGTGTCAGGATTTGTCCTGACACCCGTGTCCTGCTTGGACACAGCGTCCGGACTTGTGTCAGTGAGCGTCCCCTGTAccgggcactggggaggccaaacctcgaatcctgggggcagttttgggcccctcacgccaagaaaacccttgagatgctggagcgagtggagaggagggaacggagctggtgaggggctggagcacaagtgtgatggagcggctgagggacctggggggttcagctggagaacaggagctgaggggagaccttctgatctctgaactgcctgaaaggagcttggagccaggggggtcgggctctgctccccaggaacaagcgccaggagcagaggaaacggcctcaagttgcgccggggaggttgaggttggatttaggaacaatttcttgcccaaagggctgtggggcattggaacaggctgcccagggcagtgctggagtcaccatccctggagggttggacagacggacatgaggttctcaagGGGGGGTTATGGTTTGACTCGATGGTCTCGAGGGgcctttccaaccaaaatgattcagtGACAGGGGTGGACTCAattaaaacacagcacaaaggTGACACAAGCTCTGTCACCTCTCGCCATCACTCCAAGACACAACCAGGGGATGCACAGAAACCCTCCAGCCCCCACCTTGTGCAGGTTCTCCTTGTACTCGCTGCTCGGCTCCCGTCCCAGCGCCACCATCATCACTTTGTTCTTCCCGAAGAAGATCCTGGAGCagcatgaggaggaagaagaggatgacgaggaggaagaagaggaatgaTGTCAGCCCGTccccctcctcccgccgccATCCCCCCCACCTCACCTGCTGTGCTTCCAAGCATTCCGCACGTCCTTCAGCTTGTTGTTTCTCATGTTGGCCACGGAGAACACGAAGATGTACTTGTAGGTGTCCACGCATCGCCGCAGCTGCGGGGAACCGGTTACCGGatgcggggacacggggggcacggcgcggggccgggccggccgCACTTACCTCCGCGATCAGCGCCTGCTTGGCCTCCAACCCCTTCCTGGGCGTCCGCGTCAGGGAGACTgcggggagcggagcggagaGGCGGCGTTAGTGCGGGAAGGGGCCGGGGAACGGGGGACGCGGGACCCGAACGCTCACCCTTGCGGTCCCGCTTGGACTTCGGCATGGTGCCGCCGCCGTGCTTCGAGGCCCCCTCGGCGCCGCGCGGGCTGCTGGGAACGCCGCCGGGCTGTAATGCGCGGTGCCTGCGTCCGCACAACCGTCCTCACGTGTGTTTTTCGCGCAGGCGGTGTGGCGGGCGGCCCGGCGTCCCTAAGGCCCCCTCGGCTCTGTCATGGCGGCCgcgctgtgggtgctgctgctgctgccgctggcGGCCGCTGTGTATGAGGATCAAGTGGGCAAGTTCGACTGGTGAGTGCTGGGGAAAGCTGCGGGTTCACTCCGCGCTGGGGTCCGCCTCCCGCACGCAGGCCCCGGGCCTCACTTGCTGCCTACTCCCGCCCGGCCTGTCCCCTCAGTGAGGCGCCGCCTTGTCCCggctggaatattgtgtccagctgtggcccctcagttccagcaggacagggaactgctggagagagtccagcgcagccaccaagatgctgaagggagtggagcatctcccgtgtgaggaaaggctgagggagctggggctctggagctggacaagaggagactgaggggggactcattcctggggatcaagatggaaaggggcagtgtcaggaggatggagccaggctcttctggtgacaaccagtgacaggacaaggggtaatgggttcaaactggaacacaagaggttccacttgaacttgagaagaaacttctttctggtgagggtggcagagcctggcccaggctgcccagggaggttgtggagtctctttctctgcagacattccaaccccctggacaccttcctgtgtaacctcatctgggtgttcctgctccacggggggattgcactgggtgagctttccagggcccttcaacccctgacactctgggattctgtctCACCCTGACCCACGTTTCCCCTTGCAGGAGGCAGCAGTACGTAGGGAAGCTCAAGTTTGCTTCCTTGGAAGCCTCACAGGGTTCAAAGAAGCTCATTGTGGCCACTGAGAAGAACGTTGTGGCCGCCCTGAACTCCAGGAGCGGCGAAATCCGTGAGTGAAGCGGTGTTTTGTGGCGGGGAATGTGCCTGTTTTGCTGGGGCTGACATGTTAATTAAGTTGCactgtgttttcatgctggTAAATTAATGCTGGTGATGCTGCTTTGTCAAAGAAAATTCAGCTGGTGCTTCGAAATCTATTTCCTAGGGCAGGCAGGTTGTTCTCTGCATAAACTTATTGCCATAAAGAGtctaagtttaaaaataataacagagaaatggccTTGGGGGAACAAGTCTTGTTCTCACTTAACTCTTGTTTGCTTCAGTGTGGCGCCATGTGGACAAGGGGACCCCTGAGGGAGCGATCGATGCGATGCTGATCCACGGGCAGGGTAAGGACAGCGtctgggtgctgggctgggcttaGAACTCGGCCTTGGATGTGGGATCTCAGTCACGTGTTAGACCACAAGTTGAACTTGCTGGAACTCATTGCCTTGTTGATCTGTGGTGGGTGACAAGTTCTGTGTTCGTCTCTTTATCTTAATTTTCTGGGCAGATGCCATCACGGTGTCCAATGCTGGCCGCATTCTGCGTTCCTGGGAGACCAACATCGGAGGGTTGAACTGGGAGACGTCCCTGGACACGGGCAGGTAGGCTTTGTGTTTGAGCTGTCTCTTTCCCTTTGTAATCCTGttctaggaaggaaaaaaggcctTGTTGACCTTGTTTGGACTCGTGTTACAGAGAAGAATTATTTAGTTGTAAGGTTTTTGCAATAACATTTGGCTGAATTCTTTAGGAATGCCTGAACCTTGCAGTTAAATCTATTTCTTAGCAAACCAGTAAGAGGAAGAGAGACAGTTTTTCCATAGatagatttttctcttcaaatacACGACACGTTAAACACGCGTCTGGTTTGGAGTGTTTGGATTCCACCCTGATGCTTTCTGTTGAGATCAGCAAGGATCGATAAAGTGGGCTATAAATTGTCCTTCAAGACTGATAGGAAGTATTTGAAGAAAGTCTTCAAATAgagtggtgtggttttgttgtgttgttttctttttttttcctagaagaaaatagttttctaatttattgtttctgacctgtgtgtagTTTCCAGGCGGCGTGTTTGGTGGGGCTCCAGGATGCGGTGAAATACGTGGCCGTGCTGAAGAAGGCGGCCATCTCCCTTCACTACCTCTCCAACGGGCACCAGAAATGGGTGGAACACTTACCAGAGAGGTAAAAACcatattttaagtaaaaatgcAAACTTCTGACAGGGAACTCATTGCCTTGGAGAGGAAGGGATGCTGTGCTTGTGTTATGCTTTAGAAAACGGTAACGTGAGGAGATGATGCGTCATGGTTGCTGATTGTCTTGCAGTGAGAGCACTCAGTACCAGTTGTTGTATTCCCGTGGGGCTGGAGTGATCCACGTGCTTGGAATCGTTCCCCAGAGCCACTTGAACGTTTTAACGTTCAGCGTAGAAGATGGAGAAATTACAAAACAGGTAGGGCTTGATTACAGATCCAAAATGTTGCATTTGATGTTAACAAATCCATTTCTAACTGTGGTGTGTGGAGTAATGAATTGGTGTTGTAGTACAGGTAAACTTCCCTTTCACTGCGGCGTTGCCTACAAACCGATAAATGCATTTCACTGCTGATTGCCCTGAAATCAAAACTGAATTAGACACACAGCTGTTAGTCAAAACCTTCCTGGCAAACCTCAGGTTGACAGTTTCTCCCAGGGTCATGggtaaaaataattctgacttACATTCTTGGTTGTGTCTGGGTTGGTTCTCTGAAGATTTTGGTTTATTGGCAACTTAATCTCTGCTTATGTCTTTCTTGGCAGATCCGAGTAGCAGCCCCGTGGCTGAAAAGCTTAACGGGCACGTGCGGCGTGGTGGGGGACGCGGTGCTGGTGTGCGTGGACAGGGACAGTCAGTCGCTCTACGTTTGCTCCTTGGAGACGGAGCAGGAGATGAAGCAGATCCCACTGCAGGTGGGAAGTGCCAAAAGAACGTTGTACGTAATTCATGGTCCAGCTGTTTTGGAGCCTGGTTCTGTTAGTAAACCACAGAATGATTCAAGAGGTGTGGGGCGGAGGGAGAAATTGAGGGAGCGGAGAGAGAAAACTGTGTGGTTTGTCTGTCTAATCATTCCTTCTGGATTGATGTCTCCAGAGTTTGCTCCCGTGAGATCCTAGTTCTCTTTGCTTGTGCTGTATCGTTATCGTGACGTGTAGAACCTCTTCATAAAGCTGCTGGTAAAGGAAGGTATTTGTTCCAGCAAAGAGAAAGTTTTCACAAACGCATATACTTGTTTCCCTTTTGCAGTCGCTTGAGCTGGAGTTTGCCGATGGCTTCCAGCCCAGGATATTGGCCACTCAGCCCAACGCAGTCGCTGCTTCCCGGACGCAGTTCTTCCTGCAGCTGGCTCCGAGCCACTTCTCGCTGCTGCAGTACAAACACGGGCTGCTCAGCCACCTTCGGGACTTCCAGCAGGTAACCGAGAGAACTGTACTCGAGCAAGAGAGCCAAGTACAGctttaaattctttaaaataaaaagaataccGGTAGCAAGCATTCTGAACATGCCGCTGAGCTTCTCATTTCCACGTGCTCTTGGCTGCAATGCTTGAAAGCTGATTTCATTTCCACTGGCTGCTGAAGTATTTCCAGGTGTCAGGGTAGGTGTGTTTTGTTGCCCACAACTGTCAGCGTTGGGGTAGTTCTGGTTTTTCAGGTAGACAGAGAAGCGCAGGTCTCAGTGGCCAGTGGTGCCCAAATACTTTGGTTAGGCCAGCTGAGAGGTTTTGAAAAGCGAACAAGCCGTAAAAACCTCAGTAACACTGCATAAAGTAGTTCAAATTCAGCTGTGAAAGATCATGTGTTTTCATTCCCGTGTGGCTTAATTAGCTGCACAGGCAGTTTTTGGTGGGGtctggggtttttcttttttgttttacgTTTTcctgcaattttctttttcttttcaggcaGCTCTGGTGAGTTTTGCAACAACTGGGGAGAAAACTGTGGCTGCTGTCCTGACCTGCAGGAGTGAACTGGTGAGTACAATGTGCTTCTCCTGTGGAACCAGCAGTGGGGGACATTCCCCTAGTGTGGAAGGCCCAGGGTTGGGTAGTAATTTAAGGAAGATTTAATCATCTTTTTAGACATACAAAGACACTGGAAATGCAATTAGGTCTCGATTACATCCAGCTAAGGCTGTCTGCGCCTTTGTGGAGCGCGCTGTCCTGCGTGCAGCGTGTTTCAGCCTTGCGTAAGGTGGGTGTGTAACTAGGAACGGGCTTTACTGATCTAGCGAGGATTTCGGTTTAGAGATAACAAACTTGgcaaagtttcatttttatcaGAAACAGAACACAACTGTTTTCTGCCTGTTCTCAGAGTCGAACTGAGATTTGTCAGGCACTCAAAAACCTCCTTTTTTCTACACTTTCATTGGGGTCTGCAGCCACGTTCTCTCTTTACATCCTCGTTTCAGAAATCTGTGAGTTCCGATGGCCTTCATGCTGCAGGTGCTCTGGAGGAGCCCCGGAAACAGGTATCAAGTGCACTTGTTCCCCAGAACCATAGAACTTCTCAACAGTCCATTTTATTCCTTTGCATGCaggaacagaataaaaaaggTGTCACACCAGCTTTGTAGCAGCTCCATATATATTAtctaaaaataaactggaaGCCACAGTTATTGCTGAATATTAAATCCTTCTGCAGATTgtgctgtggtgtgtgtgtttaacTCGGCTATTTTCCGCTTGTTGTTGTAGGAATCCTTAACCTGTTCCAATCAAACCTACAATATTAATCTCTACCTGGTTGAAACTGGCCAGAGGTTGTTGGACACCACGATTACCTTCACCCTGGAGCAGAGCGGGGCCAAACCGCAGCAGGTGAGCGGGGAGGGATTATTTCAGTCCCGTGGTTTATCAGATTGCAGTGCCCTCCCTGCCCCGATTCGGCAGGACTGGTAGAGCCCTATGGACATTCCATGGATGCCGTTTGCTCTTGTTTCACCCAATAGTTCTGTTTTCTCCAAGGAGATGAAGCAATCGTTAACCTCGCTGTTTTATTTGCTCGTTTTTCCAGCTGTACATCCAAGTTTTCCTGAAGAAGGATGACTCCGTGGGCTACCGAGCCTTGGTGCAAACAGAAGACCACATGCTGATgttcctgcagcagccaggTAACCGGGAAACAGCTCAACTACTCCGTTTTTACCAGTGCACACCGTGGCACTGtaggacaagaagaaaactCCATGTCGCAAGTGATTATATATAACTGTCCTGAGCTAAATCCCATCAAATACTCACCTTCACCAGACATCTCATCCgagaaaatgtttctgcagTGTTCTTGACATGGACAGAGCCTTTGAATTTCATGGGGTTTGTGCAGATTTCAGAACTCTTTTTATAGGGTGAGAGTCTAATCTTCCTCAAAGGTTCTTCAGAAAAGATCCtcaagcattttaatttgcagaaaAGGTTGAGAGCCCGTCTCAGTGCCGTGAATTTTCTAGGGTTTCAAAGGCACCCAGGTGTTCACACTGTTCTCCTGTTTTAAATAGACTTAACGACTGCAACCCTTTTAAAACATCAGATTGCTTTACAGTTCTTGTGGCTTATTTTTCAACAGTGGCTCCAGTTgcataaaatatttgtcttttttgaaATAGCTGATCTCGTTACGTTAGATACACACTAATTTGCATTGCATTAAGAACAGTGAGTTGCATTCAAAGGGCCCAGTGGAAGATGTTTCTATACTGAGTGATGATTTTTCCGCCAGAAGTCTCTTCCCAGATATGAAGTGTTGATTTTCCAATATTGTACTCGTTTTTCTTCCCAGGAAAGGTCgtgtggagcagagaggagTCCCTGGCAGAAGTGGTAAGCTTGGAGATGGTGGATCTGCCTCTGACAGGGGCACAGGCCGAGCTGGAGGgagaatttggaaagaaagcagGTAAATCGTAGACTTAATAGAATTACCCTTAGGCATGTGAGGGTTTTTAATTTACTTcctgaaaaaatgtatttattgttttaattttcctcaGAGCTGAGAATTATGATTCAAATTTCTACTGATGGCAATTAAAATGAGCAGAGAGAAACCCATTTTGAAGTCCAATGCCAAATGCAAATGACACAAAGTGTATTACATGGTTATATTAAAAGAACAGCAGCCATAGGAGAGATTTTTTGGCCATCTCTCCTAAACATTTCCCTTTGACCCTTTCTGGAGGAGTCGTTTGCAATAAtagcttttggttttgctttgttttgtgttttcttgctgtCCTGGATGCAGCCATTCAAGGTAAACTCTGCATGCTGTGTTGTCTAACGTTCCTTGTCGAACTTGCTCTCTTTGCTTGCTTTCCTCAGTGgtgaaatacagtaaaaatcTGGTTTTTTGCTTATTTCAAGATGCTAAATATAAACCCTGATTGGGCAGAATTAggtgttttttcctctgagagCTTCTCTTGCTCTGAGTAAGGAGCGCAGAGGGAGAAATGCACCTTATGGGTGAGGAAGCTTTAGGTGGGACTTGCTGTGGGTGCACCAGTGAGGACAAGATGATGTTCTCTGCAAGAAGGTTTGCTTGAAGTTGCTAAGATAACATTTTGCAATGAGCTGTGCCAGTGTGAAGTGGGAAAAGGCTGATAAATATCATAAAAACGATAACTATAACTCTGCTGTTCTGGAGTGGGAGGCAGAGGCAATGAATTATCACGGGTTAACGCATGGTCAAGACCATCATTTTAATTACAGAGTGGGACataacctttttattttttcccctctcgtTCTCACTGTTGGTCTGTTTGCAGATGGTTTGCTGGGGATGTTTCTGAAGCGGTTGTCTTCCCAACTTATCCTGCTGCAAGCCTGGACCGCTCATCTTTGGAAGATGTTCTATGATGCCCGGAAGCCCCGGAGCCAGATTAAGAATGAGATTAACATTGACAATTTGGCCAGAGATGAATTCAACCTCCAGAAAATGATGGTGATGGTCACCGCTTCAGGAAaggtggggacactggggtagGAATTTGGTTTCTAGACTGTAGTGAAGAGTCTCAGCTCTGAATTCCCACCCCTGTTTTTAGCCAGGCTTTAATAGAATGTCGTGGTAGTTTTAGAGAGGGACTAAATACTCTTATCTTTGtcatatcccaaagaaagttgcAGTGCTTGAATGTGAGAGATGTGTTGTTCTAAACTTTGGctttactgtgtttttctccGCTCAGCTTTTTGGTATTGAGAGCAGCTCTGGCACCATCCTGTGGAAACAATATCTCAGGAACGTGAGACCCGGTTCCTCCTTTAAGCTGATGGTCCAAAGAACAACAGCCCACTTCCCGCACCCTCCGCAATGCACCTTGCTCGTTAAGGACAAGGtgggtccctctgtccctccgTTGAACCTGCTGAGTGTGGAAATCTGCCCTttaaaaaggcaggagaaagtATCTTTTTGGGTATTGTGTGGTAATCACTGAtgtggggacaggaggagaGTGAATAGTTGAATCCGAGCTATGAATAGTTGATGCCAGCAGGTAGAAAACCAGCTCTTTTGTGTGCCCGAGAACGAGTTTTGtgtcttgtttgtgttttaggAAACCAAAATGAGCTTTCTGTATGTGTTTAACCCCATCTTTGGGAAGAGAAGTCAAGTAGCTCCCCCTGTTTTGAAGCGCCCAATTCTTCAGACTTTGCTTCTGCCCATTATGGATCAAGACTACGCCAAAGTACTGCTCTTGATTGATGACGAGTACAAGGTAAATTGCTTTGCCCGGAGGCAGTTTTCTTCATGTTCTGGTTAAAAAATGCCATTGAGTCGCATTTCATACAAAACTATGAGGTTATTCTGGTAATTTAGACCTCATCCTGAtaaatgtgtttgaaataatctttctgtgttgtttcctatttttgtgtgtgtcagtgGTTTTGAACATGTGTTTTGATTCTTCTTGCCCAGGTTACAGCTTTCCCAGCAACTAAAAATGTGCTTCGCCAGTTAGAAGAAATAGCCCATTCTATCTTTTTTTATCTGGTGGATGCCGAGCAGGGAAGACTCTCTGGATTCAGGCTGAAAAAGGTACAGAAGCTGCATTACAATCTAAGTGATGTCACCTTCCTAAATGTCCTCTGGATATCAGTTGATTGATCTCATTTGGTTTATGGTGTTTTGCTCAGGGTAGAAGCACTTCAGCCTCAAAACGTGCCTAAGAaacctttaaaattcaaaagcagGGAGAGCTCCCTTTGTCTTATTGGTGGAGATGGTGTCTTTTTGAGGACAAAACCTACATTGTGCTTTTTTCATCCAGGACCTGACAACAGAGGAGAGCTGGGAGGTGGTGATACCCACCGAAGTACAGAGGATCGTGAGCGTGAAAGGGAAGAGGTCGAACGAGCACGTGCACTCGCAGGGCCGTGTGATGGGAGACCGCAGCGTCCTCTATAAGGTGCCCTTGGAActtcttgttgctttttcttgatGTGTTATCTCATGGGAAGATCTCAGTGCAGTTTCCAGCCGCTACGTCGTGATTCACTGCCCCACAGTGCCATTTTTATTGTCTGTGTCCACAACCTGCTGCAGAAGATGATGATTTTGGTGGAGATGtcttttataaaatgttttcctgcagCAGTTAAGTCAGTCAGACATCTGATGATGGTGAAATAGCTGCTTGTGATCTTGGCTTCAAGTGATCAAGCTTCAAGTGATCTTGGCTAAGAAGATACTTGGTTTATTTTACACCTAGTCCCGGATGAAACGCAGATAAATGAGGTGCCTGTGGCACTGAAGTGGGGgtcttgtttggtttgttgctttttctgcagTCCTTGAATCCAAACCTGCTTGCTGTGGTGACGGAGAGCACCGACACGCACCACGAGCGCACTTTCATCGGAATATATCTGATGGATGGAGTCACGGGCAGGATCATCCACTCGTCGGTGCAGAAGAAAGCGAAGGGACCCGTCCACATCGTCCACTCAGAGAACTGGGTGGTGGTAAGA
This genomic interval from Columba livia isolate bColLiv1 breed racing homer chromosome 21, bColLiv1.pat.W.v2, whole genome shotgun sequence contains the following:
- the MRTO4 gene encoding mRNA turnover protein 4 homolog, which codes for MPKSKRDRKVSLTRTPRKGLEAKQALIAELRRCVDTYKYIFVFSVANMRNNKLKDVRNAWKHSRIFFGKNKVMMVALGREPSSEYKENLHKVSKHLRGEVGLLFTNRTKDEVDEWFSKFKEVDFARAGNKATYTVSLDTGPLEQFPHSMEPQLRQLGLPTALKKGVVTLLSDYEVCKEGDVLTPEQARVLKLFGYEMAEFKVTIKFLWNSETGDFQKLVGDTAEEEEEEEEEDEDADDSNED
- the EMC1 gene encoding ER membrane protein complex subunit 1, encoding MAAALWVLLLLPLAAAVYEDQVGKFDWRQQYVGKLKFASLEASQGSKKLIVATEKNVVAALNSRSGEILWRHVDKGTPEGAIDAMLIHGQDAITVSNAGRILRSWETNIGGLNWETSLDTGSFQAACLVGLQDAVKYVAVLKKAAISLHYLSNGHQKWVEHLPESESTQYQLLYSRGAGVIHVLGIVPQSHLNVLTFSVEDGEITKQIRVAAPWLKSLTGTCGVVGDAVLVCVDRDSQSLYVCSLETEQEMKQIPLQSLELEFADGFQPRILATQPNAVAASRTQFFLQLAPSHFSLLQYKHGLLSHLRDFQQAALVSFATTGEKTVAAVLTCRSELKSVSSDGLHAAGALEEPRKQESLTCSNQTYNINLYLVETGQRLLDTTITFTLEQSGAKPQQLYIQVFLKKDDSVGYRALVQTEDHMLMFLQQPGKVVWSREESLAEVVSLEMVDLPLTGAQAELEGEFGKKADGLLGMFLKRLSSQLILLQAWTAHLWKMFYDARKPRSQIKNEINIDNLARDEFNLQKMMVMVTASGKLFGIESSSGTILWKQYLRNVRPGSSFKLMVQRTTAHFPHPPQCTLLVKDKETKMSFLYVFNPIFGKRSQVAPPVLKRPILQTLLLPIMDQDYAKVLLLIDDEYKVTAFPATKNVLRQLEEIAHSIFFYLVDAEQGRLSGFRLKKDLTTEESWEVVIPTEVQRIVSVKGKRSNEHVHSQGRVMGDRSVLYKSLNPNLLAVVTESTDTHHERTFIGIYLMDGVTGRIIHSSVQKKAKGPVHIVHSENWVVYQYWNTKARRNEFTVLELYEGTEQYNATAFSSLDRPILPQVLQQSYIFPSAISAMEATITERGITSRHLLVGLPSGAILSLPKALLDPRRPEIPTEQSREENLIPYSPDVQIHAERFINYNQTISRMRGIYTAPSGLESTCLVVAYGLDIYQTRVYPSKQFDVLKDDYDYVLISSVLFGLVFATMITKRLAQVKLLNRAWR